In Amycolatopsis methanolica 239, a single genomic region encodes these proteins:
- a CDS encoding sigma factor, protein MLDVGTTEDGFARVAEPFRAELLAHCYRMLGSLDDAEDLVQETYLRAWRSFGAFEGRASVRTWLYRIATNVCLTALRGRGRRVLPSGLAPPSDDPAAAPGEAAGGGVAPADPGGPRGGGRIAGGGAAGADREPAVLPPRQRAVLILWDVLAFPAAEVAGMLGLTVAAVKSALQRARASLAEVAAPEEPAEPSAPEARALLEQYMAAFEKSDVALLERALRQDAALEVVGSPTWFAGRRTCLPFLESPAMIGKPGEWRMLPTTANDQPAAVTYRLTGGAHRAYGLAVLTGTATGIAKITVFGEPSLVRRFGFPDVLPPRARSSAH, encoded by the coding sequence GTGCTTGACGTGGGAACCACCGAGGACGGCTTCGCCCGCGTGGCGGAGCCGTTCCGCGCCGAATTGCTGGCGCACTGCTACCGGATGCTCGGCTCGCTCGACGACGCCGAGGACCTGGTGCAGGAGACGTATCTGCGCGCGTGGCGGTCGTTCGGCGCGTTCGAGGGGCGGGCGTCGGTGCGCACCTGGCTGTACCGGATCGCGACGAACGTGTGCCTGACGGCGTTGCGGGGCCGCGGGCGGCGGGTGCTGCCGTCCGGGCTGGCGCCGCCGTCGGACGATCCGGCCGCGGCGCCCGGTGAGGCGGCCGGCGGTGGCGTGGCTCCAGCCGATCCCGGTGGACCCCGCGGCGGCGGCCGAATCGCGGGAGGGGGTGCGGCTGGCGCTGATCGCGAGCCTGCAGTGCTGCCACCGCGGCAGCGGGCGGTGCTGATCCTGTGGGATGTGCTGGCCTTCCCGGCCGCCGAGGTCGCCGGGATGCTCGGCCTGACGGTCGCGGCGGTGAAGAGCGCGCTGCAACGGGCCCGGGCGAGCCTGGCGGAGGTGGCCGCGCCGGAGGAGCCGGCGGAGCCGTCCGCGCCCGAGGCGCGTGCGCTGCTGGAGCAGTACATGGCGGCGTTCGAGAAGTCCGATGTCGCGCTGCTGGAACGCGCGCTGCGCCAGGACGCCGCGCTGGAGGTGGTCGGGTCGCCGACGTGGTTCGCCGGCCGCCGCACCTGCCTGCCGTTCCTCGAGAGCCCCGCGATGATCGGCAAGCCGGGCGAGTGGCGCATGCTGCCGACGACGGCGAACGACCAGCCGGCCGCGGTGACGTACCGCCTCACCGGCGGCGCGCACCGCGCATACGGCCTCGCGGTCCTCACGGGGACCGCCACGGGCATCGCGAAGATCACCGTCTTCGGCGAGCCGTCCCTGGTGCGGCGGTTCGGCTTCCCGGATGTCCTCCCACCGCGGGCCCGTTCGTCGGCACACTGA
- a CDS encoding helix-turn-helix domain-containing protein, with the protein MSVPGAVPPGCSLPAYARDLVRMHDAVIAGGRPPLRPRDVVSRSWERVLGLGLKADGLNTRDWLSEDELARRRENSPLRDAVGDLKQVLGGMPHVLLVVTDADGVILWREGTSRVRRHADDLGFFEGAEWTEERVGTNAIGTALAEAAPVELLAGEHFEQNQHPWYCTASPVHDPRTGDLLGVIDVSGPALTLHPAIGALVETGRRLAEAQIWRWHQRRLDRLRQVGEPLLATGPALLVDDHGWVAAGAGVSVGDRIAAPSAGEPIAVPGLGACLPERLAEGWLIRPAGPDRRVTLDLDLTHTPLLTLQGGDTGWRRKVTRRHAEILVLLHRAGQAGLSAEALSRALYGDAEHIVTVRAEVSRLRRLLGALVDTRPYRLAEGVRMTVR; encoded by the coding sequence GTGAGCGTGCCCGGCGCAGTCCCGCCTGGCTGCAGCCTGCCCGCCTACGCCCGCGACCTGGTCCGCATGCACGACGCCGTGATCGCGGGCGGCCGTCCGCCGCTGCGGCCGCGTGACGTGGTGTCCCGGTCCTGGGAACGGGTCCTCGGGCTCGGGCTGAAGGCCGACGGGCTCAACACCCGGGACTGGCTGAGCGAGGACGAGCTGGCCAGGAGGCGGGAGAACTCGCCGCTGCGGGACGCGGTCGGCGACCTCAAGCAGGTGCTCGGCGGGATGCCGCACGTGCTGCTGGTCGTCACCGACGCCGACGGCGTCATCCTGTGGCGCGAAGGCACGTCCCGCGTCCGTCGCCATGCCGACGACCTCGGGTTCTTCGAGGGTGCGGAGTGGACGGAGGAACGCGTCGGCACCAACGCGATCGGCACCGCGCTCGCCGAGGCAGCCCCGGTCGAGCTGCTCGCGGGCGAGCACTTCGAGCAGAACCAGCACCCGTGGTACTGCACGGCGTCGCCGGTGCACGATCCGCGCACCGGCGACCTGCTCGGGGTGATCGACGTGAGCGGCCCCGCGCTGACGCTCCACCCGGCCATCGGGGCGCTGGTGGAGACCGGCCGCAGGCTCGCCGAGGCGCAGATCTGGCGCTGGCACCAGCGGCGCCTCGACCGGTTGCGGCAGGTGGGCGAACCGCTGCTGGCCACCGGGCCCGCGCTGCTGGTCGACGACCACGGCTGGGTCGCGGCAGGCGCCGGAGTGTCGGTGGGCGACCGCATCGCGGCGCCGTCCGCGGGCGAGCCGATCGCGGTGCCCGGGCTCGGCGCGTGCCTGCCCGAGCGGCTGGCCGAGGGCTGGCTGATCCGTCCGGCCGGACCCGACCGGCGGGTGACGCTCGACCTCGACCTCACGCACACCCCGCTGCTGACGCTGCAGGGCGGCGACACCGGCTGGCGGCGCAAGGTGACCCGCCGCCACGCGGAAATCCTCGTGCTGCTGCACCGCGCCGGGCAGGCCGGGCTGTCGGCGGAGGCGCTCAGCCGCGCGTTGTACGGCGACGCCGAGCACATCGTCACGGTGCGTGCGGAGGTTTCGCGCCTGCGCCGGCTGCTGGGCGCGCTGGTGGACACGCGCCCATACCGGCTGGCCGAGGGCGTGCGCATGACGGTGCGCTGA
- a CDS encoding PPOX class F420-dependent oxidoreductase, whose protein sequence is MTLPETVRRLVGAPHFAIVSTSNSDGRPQSSVVFVKCEDDGTIVFSTLRGRRKTRDLVRDSRLSLLVVSRVTGHYAEVRGRVEITADPGKELPVVMYQLYMGGQEPPPEPDADRVVVRIFPEHVNLFPPAKVGQSA, encoded by the coding sequence ATGACACTGCCCGAAACCGTCCGCCGCCTCGTCGGCGCACCGCACTTCGCGATCGTCTCGACCAGCAATTCCGACGGCCGTCCCCAGTCCTCGGTCGTCTTCGTCAAGTGCGAGGACGACGGCACGATCGTGTTCAGCACGCTTCGCGGCCGCCGCAAGACCCGCGACCTGGTGCGCGATTCGCGGCTCAGCCTGCTCGTGGTGTCCCGGGTGACCGGCCACTACGCGGAGGTGCGCGGCCGCGTGGAGATCACCGCCGATCCGGGGAAGGAGCTGCCGGTGGTGATGTACCAGCTGTACATGGGCGGGCAGGAGCCGCCGCCGGAGCCGGACGCGGACCGCGTGGTCGTGCGGATCTTCCCGGAGCACGTGAACCTCTTCCCACCGGCGAAGGTGGGGCAGAGTGCTTGA
- a CDS encoding NAD(P)/FAD-dependent oxidoreductase, protein MTQTIDREAPARSPQARVDAWLERFEAALAARDVEAAAGMFAVESFWRDLVAFTWNIKTVEGREGVADMLSACLDGTDPSGFRTTETPTEADGVVEAWLEFETATGRGKGHLRLTDEGAWTFLTSLRELKGFEEPQRERRPKGVRHGVIRGRRVWAEERELEKKELGYERQPYVVVIGGGQGGIALGARLRQLGVPALVVDRHERPGDQWRKRYKSLCLHDPVWYDHLPYLPFPENWPVFAPKDKIADWLEMYTRVMDVPYWTRSEVKSASYDEDTAQWTVTVDRAGETVVLTPKQLVFATGMSGKPNIPSFPGMDVFEGDQHHSSQHPGPDAYAGKKAVVIGSNNSAHDICAALWEHGADVTMVQRSSTHVVKSDSLMEIGLGDLYSERAVANGMTTDKADMVFASLPYRIMHQFQIPVYQQIKQRDADFYDRLEKAGFLHDWGDDGSGLFMKYLRRGSGYYIDVGASELVANGDIKLVRGQVDHLTRDAVVLADGTELEADLVVYATGYGSMNGWVADIAGQEMADRVGKCWGLGSGTTKDPGPWEGEQRNMWKPTQQPGLWFHGGNLHQSRHYSLYLALQLKARYEGIPTPVYGLQEVHHLS, encoded by the coding sequence ATGACACAGACAATCGACCGGGAGGCGCCGGCGCGGTCGCCGCAGGCGCGCGTCGACGCTTGGCTGGAGCGGTTCGAGGCCGCGCTGGCCGCCCGCGACGTCGAGGCGGCGGCGGGCATGTTCGCGGTCGAAAGCTTCTGGCGCGACCTGGTGGCGTTCACCTGGAACATCAAGACCGTCGAAGGCCGCGAAGGCGTCGCCGACATGCTGTCCGCCTGCCTGGACGGCACGGATCCGTCCGGTTTCCGCACCACCGAGACCCCGACCGAGGCCGACGGGGTCGTCGAGGCGTGGCTGGAATTCGAGACCGCCACCGGCCGCGGCAAGGGCCACCTCCGGCTCACCGACGAAGGCGCCTGGACGTTCCTGACCAGCCTCCGCGAGCTGAAGGGCTTCGAGGAACCGCAACGCGAACGCCGCCCGAAGGGGGTGCGGCACGGCGTCATCCGGGGACGCCGGGTGTGGGCCGAGGAGCGCGAGCTGGAGAAGAAGGAGCTCGGGTACGAGCGCCAGCCCTACGTGGTGGTGATCGGCGGCGGGCAGGGTGGCATCGCGCTCGGCGCGCGGCTGCGGCAGCTCGGGGTGCCGGCGCTGGTCGTGGACCGCCACGAACGTCCCGGCGACCAGTGGCGCAAGCGCTACAAGAGCCTGTGCCTGCACGACCCGGTCTGGTACGACCACCTGCCCTACCTGCCGTTCCCGGAGAACTGGCCGGTGTTCGCGCCGAAGGACAAGATCGCGGACTGGCTGGAGATGTACACCCGCGTGATGGACGTGCCGTACTGGACTCGGTCGGAGGTGAAGTCCGCCTCCTACGACGAGGACACGGCACAGTGGACGGTCACCGTCGACCGCGCGGGTGAAACAGTCGTGCTGACGCCGAAACAGCTCGTGTTCGCCACCGGCATGTCGGGCAAGCCGAACATCCCGTCGTTCCCCGGGATGGATGTCTTCGAGGGCGACCAGCACCACTCTTCGCAGCACCCGGGCCCGGACGCCTACGCGGGCAAGAAGGCCGTGGTGATCGGCTCGAACAACTCGGCGCACGACATCTGCGCGGCGCTGTGGGAGCACGGCGCGGACGTCACGATGGTGCAGCGGTCCTCCACCCACGTGGTGAAGTCGGATTCGCTGATGGAGATCGGTCTCGGCGACCTGTACTCCGAGCGCGCGGTGGCGAACGGGATGACCACCGACAAGGCCGACATGGTGTTCGCGTCGCTGCCCTACCGGATCATGCACCAGTTCCAGATCCCGGTGTACCAGCAGATCAAGCAGCGCGACGCGGACTTCTACGACCGCCTGGAGAAGGCCGGTTTCCTGCACGACTGGGGCGACGACGGGTCCGGCCTGTTCATGAAGTACCTGCGGCGCGGCTCCGGCTACTACATCGACGTCGGCGCCTCCGAGCTCGTCGCGAACGGCGACATCAAACTGGTACGCGGCCAGGTCGACCACCTGACGCGCGACGCCGTGGTGCTCGCCGACGGCACCGAACTGGAGGCCGACCTGGTGGTGTACGCGACCGGGTACGGGTCGATGAACGGGTGGGTCGCCGACATCGCCGGGCAGGAGATGGCCGACCGGGTCGGCAAGTGCTGGGGCCTCGGCTCGGGGACGACGAAGGACCCCGGCCCGTGGGAGGGCGAGCAGCGGAACATGTGGAAGCCGACCCAGCAGCCGGGGTTGTGGTTCCACGGCGGGAACCTGCACCAGTCCCGGCACTACTCGCTGTACCTGGCGCTGCAGCTGAAGGCCCGGTACGAGGGCATCCCGACGCCGGTGTACGGGCTGCAGGAGGTGCACCACCTGTCGTGA
- a CDS encoding alpha/beta fold hydrolase has translation MHTVTSADGTPIAYERDGSGPLVVFLGGAFNDRTACAPVAEVLRDRYTVVCVDRRGRGDSGDVIPPHQAATYRVEREVEDLNAVLAAEGGPTAVFGFSSGGILALHAAAAGAAITRVALYEPPFALGGLAGSARDLAGKLAALIGDGRRGDAVATMQIEGIGLPPETVEQIRRSPMWPQLEAVAQSLVYDATLTAAPNLPTAAMRALDLDVLVLSGSETWPGLREAARALPAYLGRARYAEVPGGAGHGIPAEATAKVLDEFLGGK, from the coding sequence ATGCACACGGTCACCTCGGCGGACGGGACGCCCATCGCCTACGAGCGGGACGGCAGCGGGCCGCTCGTCGTGTTCCTCGGCGGCGCCTTCAACGACCGGACGGCGTGCGCGCCCGTCGCGGAGGTGCTGCGCGACCGGTACACCGTCGTGTGCGTCGACCGGCGCGGGCGCGGGGACAGCGGCGACGTCATTCCGCCGCACCAGGCCGCGACCTACCGGGTCGAGCGCGAGGTCGAGGACCTGAACGCCGTGCTCGCGGCCGAGGGCGGGCCGACCGCGGTGTTCGGCTTCTCCTCAGGTGGCATCCTCGCGCTGCACGCCGCGGCCGCCGGGGCGGCGATCACCCGCGTCGCGCTCTACGAGCCGCCGTTCGCGCTCGGCGGTCTGGCCGGCTCGGCCCGCGACCTGGCGGGGAAGCTCGCCGCGCTGATCGGCGACGGCAGGCGCGGTGACGCGGTCGCGACGATGCAGATCGAGGGCATCGGGCTGCCGCCGGAGACGGTCGAGCAGATCCGGCGCTCACCGATGTGGCCGCAGCTGGAGGCCGTCGCGCAGAGCCTGGTGTACGACGCCACGCTCACGGCCGCGCCGAACCTTCCCACCGCGGCCATGCGTGCTCTCGATCTGGACGTCCTCGTCCTCAGCGGCAGCGAGACTTGGCCCGGCCTGCGCGAAGCCGCCCGGGCGCTGCCCGCGTACCTCGGCCGGGCGAGGTACGCCGAGGTCCCCGGCGGCGCCGGGCACGGCATCCCCGCCGAGGCGACGGCGAAGGTGCTCGACGAGTTCCTCGGCGGAAAATAG